ACCTCTGAGCATGAGGAAAGCGAGTCACTTTTCGTGTGTCTGTACCACCCATTAATTATCTGGTTTTCCGGGACAAAATTCCAGAAATTCTGGCCTGATTATCCAGCTGCTGCCTTAACTTAGCCATCCAAAGGGAAATTCAGATATTAGCCACTGTGGTGAGTAACTGCTTTCAGCATTGCAGGCTCTAATGAAAAACCACCCATTCACCCGACTGCCACACCACTGCAGGGCTTAGGGTTACATTCACAGCGTTAGGACTCAGTCTGCTTGGTGCACTGTGGCCTGCTTGTCTTCAGCTTTTCTCCCAAATCCTGCCCTCAGGACTCGGACCAGCACTGTCCCGGCCGGAAGTCCGGCCCGCTGCCTTTGTTCAGTGCCGGTGACATCGTTCAGGCCGGCTCGAGCTGCCCGGCTAATGCGCACTGGGCCTGGCCCAACAAGCCCTCAGAAGGTCAGTTGCCAGGGGAGGTGTGGCTGATATGTGGCAAAGGGGATCAGCAACCCTTAACCGTACCCCGAATGAACTGGGAAGACTGGTGAGAATTGATCTGTGTTCCTGGTCGGGGGGGAGGGCAGCAGGTTTGTGTCACGATGAAATGGAAGAGGAGATGGggtgattattatttttttttgttagtttttttgcTGTCGAACTGGAAAAGCAGGCCAAGGCGATTGGGAATGCGGAAGTGTGCCTGGAAGCACACCTACAGGGTGCGCGcttttttcggggggggggggggtggtggtgtgcTAATGGCAGCTCCTGACGGCAGCTCCTGACATCTGTATTGCTTACAGGGCTGGACCTGAAGATCACCTCCTGGTTTGGCTCGCTCCTCAGTTTAGGACCTCCTGAGGGGGGCGGGGATGGCCTTGGACCCCCCGAGGAGCCCCTGCTGGAGGTGGGCTCTATGGTGGAGCTGGTGACCGACAAAGGGGCCCCGGCATATGGGCTGCTGCGGTGGATGGGCACCCTTAAGGGGAAGAAGAAGACCTGGGCAGGCGTGGAGCTGGTGAGGCCCTGCTGGCAGCGCCGTCCTCGGGCCCCATTCTCTCCCTCCTGTCCTCCCCTGGTACCTCTGGTTCATTCATGCTGCCCCAATCCCCCCCAGGACCGCGAGACCACCAACGGCACGGATGGGATGTTCGGATCTCGCCGCTACTTCACATGCCAGAAGAAGCGTGCCGTGTTCGTGCCCCTGGGCTTCTGCCGACCGGACGCCCGCTTCCTGCCGATGCCGGCTCCTCCCCCTCAGCACGGCAAACCAGAGGGTCAGTGCGCCGTTTCAGTCCCGCAGAGGTGGCCATCTTTGTTTATTCATTATAGTTGCTGTTTGCACCGTAAACAGATTATTGTTGCTTAGAAGTGTCTGTCAGTCCCGCTCTGCCGGGCCGGTTTCATTCTGCCCTTTTCAGCCTGAATGAGTCACACAATCTGCTCCGGGACATATAGCCAAGCTCTTCCGTAAACTTttggtttaatttatttttggcAAGAAATGCTTGTGCCAGGAAGATTTGAACCCGCAGCTAGTAGGTCAGCCTGGCCTTCCTTCCACCCAAGGCAACGTGGCACACTCTCTCGGTCTGTCTGCCTCAGAGTCGCACCTAGGCATCGACACAGATGTTCCTCCCGTCCCAGAGGCAGAGGCTTTGCAGCTGCTAGAGGGCAGGATGAAAGGGATCCAGGGCCACTACAACTCCTGCTATCTGGACTCTGCCCTCTTCAGGTAGGAGGCTGAATCTCTCGGTTGATATGCGGAAGCTTGCTACTCTCATTCAGAGCGTTCTGGTGTCACAGCCTGGCTTCGGACCCCCGGTGGTCTTGGTGGCAGCTGAAAACGTGCTGTTAATTGTGtatcttatattttgttttctttgcatTTGTCATCAAGAAAATAATTGACAAGTTGAGTAATGAGTATGAGTAAGAATGCGATTAATCATATCAATCTTAAATTTTACCTGAAAGGTGTGAACACAGCCTGGCGTTGCTTCCATTTTTTGACAGCAGCACCTCCCTCACCTACCCGCTGTTTCTCCTCAGCTTGTTCAGCTCCTCCGCGGCCCTGGATGGGGCGTGTCAGGAGGCCGCCAGCACGGGCAGGGAGGCTCCCCGCATCCTCAAGCGGGACATCATCAACAAGCTGCGCAGGTAGGCCCTGCTGTCGTGCTTTCTGCTCGACACGCCCCAAGCTGACATCTCTGCTGTTTCTGCCGCTCTGGGAACCGGCCTGTTAAATATCCGGCTGCATAATCACGAGCGAGGAATGTGTATGTGAGGCACTTGGGAAACCCGCTTATTTTCCACGCGACCAAATGGAAATCGACTGGTTTGGTCTGATTTGTTCAGCCAGGGGTTTGTTCCAGCTGAGAGCGTGATGAACTTCCGGAAGCAGCTGGGCTGTGACTCTTTCCTGACGGAGGAGAAAGGTAGCCGCTTTCCTTAGAGCTAACCTCGTTCTTTCTGAATGTGGAACTGACGTCTGGTTTCTGCCCTACCCTTGCAGACCCTGAGGAGTTCGTCAGCGTCCTCCTTGAGCGAGTGCTTGGCATGAAGCCGTTGCTCAGGATCAGGTCTGAAAGCTCTGCTTTCCCGCTGATGTCTTCATGCCTCCCCCTCCCCTTAAACTCCAGCATATAATGATTTCTTTCACCAAGTGAGGGTGTCTGTTGATGTTAAATAGTAATAAATTCCTTTCCCAATTGATCCACTTATTAACTGCATATTGACAAATGTGACTGTAAAACCTGTAACGTGACACTTGAAAAATGATTCTACCTGAATAATGACTTAGGATCTGAAGTAAACATTAAACTGTTCTCTCTGTAAAGTTTCTTAGTTTGTGTGTCCAATTTCTTACCAGATGCGAGCTGCTTCTTGTATGATGATTACTGTTATGATAATTGTTTTATTCTGGTCTGTTTGGGCTTATAGGTCAGAGAATGGTATGACCCAAGATGCCTACACCTTCCAGATCATCCTGGATAAGGACCAAGtgggaacagctcccacagtgcAGGAGCTGTTGGATGCCTCCTTCGTGTCGTGTGGCCTCCAGCTTGAGGAGGTGGGCAGTAGGGGGTACTCGCAGTCCCCGGATCAGCAGGCACTGGGATGCGACCACTAATCCCTCCAAAATGACTTTTTCTTCCCATCCCAGACCCCTTTGTGCTTCATGGTCCAGATGCCGAGGTTTGGGAAGACGTATAAAATGTTCTCCCAAATCATTCCCTCCACTGAGCTGGATGTCACTGACCTCCTACACAACTGTAAGTTTGAATCCGGATGGGGCAGCTTTTATGCTTCAGAGCCTTTTTAAGGGGATATTCTTAGTTTAACTATGGGGACTCTTGTGTGGGGGAGAGTGCAGTGTGATTTAGAA
This genomic interval from Paramormyrops kingsleyae isolate MSU_618 chromosome 8, PKINGS_0.4, whole genome shotgun sequence contains the following:
- the cyld2 gene encoding ubiquitin carboxyl-terminal hydrolase CYLD isoform X1, with product MDLAEDCSDGYFIITRGKARNSLRGIQKGSVGRVQARTGGELSVWLLGASSHAFPRGEVLVRRDDGLFLSRHQAQLLLFVTPAARRLELVANPQLFLAICSLACNDPVLVKHAKAHWPGLLRKVVQIQNKSSLEDFPMLGFEVELLDSDQHCPGRKSGPLPLFSAGDIVQAGSSCPANAHWAWPNKPSEGLDLKITSWFGSLLSLGPPEGGGDGLGPPEEPLLEVGSMVELVTDKGAPAYGLLRWMGTLKGKKKTWAGVELDRETTNGTDGMFGSRRYFTCQKKRAVFVPLGFCRPDARFLPMPAPPPQHGKPEESHLGIDTDVPPVPEAEALQLLEGRMKGIQGHYNSCYLDSALFSLFSSSAALDGACQEAASTGREAPRILKRDIINKLRSQGFVPAESVMNFRKQLGCDSFLTEEKDPEEFVSVLLERVLGMKPLLRIRSENGMTQDAYTFQIILDKDQVGTAPTVQELLDASFVSCGLQLEETPLCFMVQMPRFGKTYKMFSQIIPSTELDVTDLLHNSPRECFVCGRLAQLECATCLRDRKLQPGRIKQYCCLCSAQVHAHPLRQDHTLRALTVPAEVPEGAPLPRHRLQLYGVLCIRTSHYVAFVKHGPGPHSWLFFDSMADRCGDDSRGFNVPEVRGCPEVGDFLTQPEETQARADLELVSEHVSRLLCDSYMCLYERAPV
- the cyld2 gene encoding ubiquitin carboxyl-terminal hydrolase CYLD isoform X2, which codes for MDLAEDCSDGYFIITRGKARNSLRGIQKGSVGRVQARTGGELSVWLLGASSHAFPRGEVLVRRDDGLFLSRHQAQLLLFVTPAARRLELVANPQLFLAICSLACNDPVLVKHAKAHWPGLLRKVVQIQNKSSLEDFPMLGFEVELLDSDQHCPGRKSGPLPLFSAGDIVQAGSSCPANAHWAWPNKPSEGLDLKITSWFGSLLSLGPPEGGGDGLGPPEEPLLEVGSMVELVTDKGAPAYGLLRWMGTLKGKKKTWAGVELDRETTNGTDGMFGSRRYFTCQKKRAVFVPLGFCRPDARFLPMPAPPPQHGKPEEAEALQLLEGRMKGIQGHYNSCYLDSALFSLFSSSAALDGACQEAASTGREAPRILKRDIINKLRSQGFVPAESVMNFRKQLGCDSFLTEEKDPEEFVSVLLERVLGMKPLLRIRSENGMTQDAYTFQIILDKDQVGTAPTVQELLDASFVSCGLQLEETPLCFMVQMPRFGKTYKMFSQIIPSTELDVTDLLHNSPRECFVCGRLAQLECATCLRDRKLQPGRIKQYCCLCSAQVHAHPLRQDHTLRALTVPAEVPEGAPLPRHRLQLYGVLCIRTSHYVAFVKHGPGPHSWLFFDSMADRCGDDSRGFNVPEVRGCPEVGDFLTQPEETQARADLELVSEHVSRLLCDSYMCLYERAPV